The Mycolicibacterium aichiense region ACTGTCCACCGTCGCTGGGTGTGCTCACCCTCAACGGGCTGACCGCGGCCGACGAGGTGATCGTGCCGCTGCAGTGCGAGACGCTGGCACATCGCGGGGTGGGGCAGTTCCTGCGGACCGTCGACGATGTACAGCAGATCACCAATCCGAACCTGAAGATGTTGGGTGCGTTGCCCACGCTGTACGACTCGCGCACCACGCACAGTCGCGACGTGCTGCTCGATGTCGCCGACCGCTACGACCTGCCGGTGCTGGCGCCGCCGATCCCGCGCACGGTCCGCTTCGCCGAGGCAAGCGCGTCCGGTTCATCGGTGCTGGCGGGCCGAAAGAGCAAGGGCGGCATGGCATATCGTGATCTGGCGGCCGCGCTGCTGAAGTATTGGAAGTCCGGCAAAGCGCTGCCGACCTTCACTCCTGAGGTTTAGGGCTTCGGCCCGAACACGGCCAGCACGCCACCGCGCTGCTCGATCACCGACGAGCCGGTGACGGCGGGCACCACCGGTCCCGTGCCGGCCGGGTGGGTGACGGCGATGATCCGCTCGCTGGCGCCGCTGCCCGGGTCGTACACCCCGATGCCGTTGGTCAGCGGGATGAGCAGCCGGCCCGCCATCATCGTCCCCGGGCCCAGCGGGGCCACCGCAGCCGATGCCTCGATGGTGTAGCGATAGGACAGCCGCGCGTCGAACACTTCCACGCTGTCGCCGGTCCACCAGGTGTACAAATCGCCGGCGCGGGTGACGGCCTGGGCCGGATTGGCAAGCACCGGAGCCTTTTTCAACAACGTGCTGGCGATCTTGGTGCCGGTGTCGTCGTACACGGCGATCTGGGGTTGCGGGGACGGCAGGTACACCGCGGTGGTGGTGCCCGACACCGCAAGCACGCGGGCCTCGGAATCGGCGCCGACGCCGGGCAGCGGCACGTTCTTGGTGTCGGGCTCGTCTTCTTCCTTCGCCGGCTTGAGCAGTGTCAGGCGCAGGTCCTTCTGGTCGCGGCAGGCTTCCATCACCGACACGGCCTCGTCACTGGCCGCCGCCGACATCAGGGTGCAGCCGGCACCGATGCCCTGGTTGACCGGTTTGACCCGGGCATCGATCTCGCCGTAGGACAGCATGCGCACCAGATCCGAGCGCCACAGTTCCAGCCGGGTGGCACCGGCGGACAGCACGGCGCTGCCGTTGGAGCTCAGCACCACCTGCTTGTCGGCGTAGGCGGTGCGGGTCGGCCCGCGGCGGCCCGTGCCACCGTTGATGCTGCTGACCTGTCCGCAGCCACGCGCATCCGGATACACCGCGACGGCGAGGTCGTAGACGTAGGACACCCCGCACAGGTTCGTATCACGGGCGAACGTCCACCGGATCTGACCGCTCTGCGGGTCATGCCCGTCGACGGTCCGCCCGTCGCCGGTCACCACGGTGCCGCCGACGACGATCGGGCTCAGCGTGCGTGGGCTGCTCGCGGTCCACAACTGCTGCAGCGTGTCGGGAACGACCCGCGCCGGGACCGGGTTGGGCGCCGGTGAGCTGGCGGGCCGGCTGACCGTGGCCCGCGCAGAGCTGTTCCACCAAAACAGCGTGGCGATGACGGCCACGACAAGCGCGATCGTCGCCGCGGCGACGAGATCGCCCTTGGTGCGGCGCTCGGGTCTGACCATCTAGGCGACGATAGCGGTCGTCAGCCTGCGGTTGCGGGGGCCTCGGCGGCGTTGCGCGGACGACGCCGGCGACGGCGCTTGCGGGCCGGGCTGTCGTCGCCGCCCTCGGCCGGCTTGTCGCCGTCTGCGGGGGCGTCGGCCTGCGTGGCCGCGTGTCCAGTGGCTCCCTCGCCGCCGCGGGTGCGCCGGCGAGAGCGGTTGCGGCTGGGCCGTTGCCGGTCGGAGTCGGCGGAACTGATCCGGGTACCGTCCTGCGCTTTCGCGCCCTGCGACTTGGCGCCCTGCGACTTACGCGCAGCGCCGACCGTGCCGCCGGCATCGGTGGGGATGTTCAGTTCTTCGTAGAGATGCGGAGAGTTGGAATAGGTCTCCGAGGGGTCCGGGCAGTCCAGCTTGAGGGCCTTGTCGATCATCGACCAGCGCTCCAGCTCATCCCAGTCCACCAGGGTGATGGCGATGCCGGTCTTGCCGGCCCGGCCGGTGCGCCCGATGCGGTGCACGTAGGCCTGCTCGTCCTCGGGAATCTGGTAGTTGATCACGTGCGTGATGTCGTCGATATCGATGCCGCGCGCTGCGACATCGGTAGCGACCAGCACGTCGATGTCGCCGCTGCGGAACGACTTGAGCGCCTTCTCGCGGGCGATCTGGCCCAGGTCGCCGTGTACGGCGCCGACCTTGAACCCGCGCTCGGCCAGCTCGTCGGACACCTTCTGTGCGGTCCGCTTGGTGCGGGTGAAGATCATCGTCGCGCCGCGGCCCTGCGCCTGCAGGATGCGGCTGACCATCTCGACCTTGTCCAGCGCGTGGGCGCGGTAGACGAACTGTTCGGTGGTGTCGTGAGTCGCGGCACCCTGCACACCCTCGGCGCGGATGTGGGTGGGCTGGTTCATGAACGTGCGAGCCAGCGTGATGATCGGGTCCGGCATGGTCGCCGAGAACAGCATGGCCTGCCGCTCGGTCGGGATCTGCTTGAGGATCCGCTCGATGTCCGGCAGGAAGCCCAGGTCCAGCATTTCGTCGGCCTCGTCGAGGACCAGGACCGACAGACCGCCGAGCTGCAGGTGGCCCTGCTGGGCGAGGTCGAGCAACCGGCCCGGGGTGCCGACGACGACGTCGACGCCCTTCTGGAGCGCCTCGATCTGCGGTTCGTACGGGCGGCCGCCGTAGATGGCGGTGACGGTCAGCTTCCGCGACTCATCCGCCTTCAGGTACTTCGATGCGGCGACGAGGTCGCCGTGGACCTGCAGACACAGCTCCCGGGTCGGCACCACGACCAGCGCGCGCGGGGTACCGGTCAGCGGCCGGGTGGTGTCGGTGGTGATGCGGTGCAGCAGCGGCACGCCGAAGGCGAGGGTCTTGCCCATGCCGGTGCGGGCCTGGCCGATCAGATCGTCGCCCGCCAAGGCCATCGGCAGGGTCTGCTCCTGGATGGCGAAGGCGAATTCCTTGCCTTCTTCGGACAGTGCCCGGACGATCTCGTCACGGACTCCGAGCTGGGCGAATGAGATTTGGGGATGAATTGTCAGTGGGGTCATGTGGTGGCGTAGCGCCTTCCGTAGTCGGTCCTCGAATGCGATGTCACGCGCGCACGAGTTCTGACTTCGACAATGGAGTCGGTGCCATCGATTCGATGCCCCGATTCGCCGGGCCCTGCACTGAGGGAGCGGGCCCACTGCATGCACGCACATTTCCTTGACCACGCCTCACGGCGTTCGTCAGACCCCATCATAGCTGGTCGCGCTCTCCGGCACTGATCGACGCTGCGGCCGGGACTACAGTGACGGCCATGACGGCCCCCCAGCCCGCCTCGGAATCACCGGCGCGGATCACCGCCGACCACCCCGGCGTCAACGAGTTGTTCGCGCTGCTGGCTTACGGCGAGGTCGCCGCCTTCTATCGGCTCACCGAGGAGGCCCGGATGGCTCCGGACCTGCGCGGCCGAATCAACATGGCGAGCATGGCCGCCGCCGAGATGGCCCACTACGAGATGCTGCGCGAGGCGCTGGAGGCGCGCGGTGTCGACGTCGTCCCGGCAATGACGCGGTATGCCTCGGCGCTGGAGAACTACCACCGGCTGACGACGCCGAGCACCTGGCTCGAGGCGCTGGTCAAGACGTATGTCGGTGACGCGATGGCAGCGGATTTCTACCTCGAGATCGCCGACGTGCTGCCCGACGAGGTGGCCGCGGTGGTGCGCGGGGTTCTCTCCGAGACCGGGCACTCGCAGTTCGTGGTTGCCGAAGTCCGCAAGGCCGTGACCAGCAGCGGACGCCAGCGCAGCCGGTTGGCGTTGTGGTCGCGCCGACTGCTCGGGGAAGCAATCACCCAGGCGCAGTATGTGCTGGCCGAGCGCGACGAACTGGTCGACCTGGTGCTGGCCGGTCCGGGTGGTCTCGGGCAGGTCGCCGATTTCTTCGACCGGCTGCAGCGCACGCATGCCGAGCGGATGGGCGAGCTCGGCCTGACCTAACGGTTACAGGTCGCCGAGATGGTGTTGTCGGTCGCGGCGGCCACGGTCGCCCCGCGCGCGTCGGTGATCCAGCAGTTCAGCTGACTTCCGTTGCTGCTGGCGGTCACGTAGTTGACGGGCACGGTCGGGACGACGGTCAGCCGCCAGGGGAGTGAGACGTTCTCCACGGTCCGCAGGGCGCCCACCTCGTCGGCGTAGGTGATCGTCACCGGATCGTCGGGCCGCTGATTGCCCGCCACGGTGTAGACGATCTCGGCGGGATCGACCATCGCCTGGGCCATCGGCGCGGCGGCCGGGCTGGGCGGCGTGACCATGACGGGCGTCTCCACCGGCAAGCCGGGAACGGTGACGGTGACCGGCGCCGGTGCCGGCGTCGAGGTCCGGGGACCGGGAATGGCCACCACGGTGCGGGTGGGGGTGGTGCTCGAATCCGCGATCGTGCTGGCGGCGTCCCCGGTCCGCACCACGAACGTCGTCGCGGTGGCGGCGACCAGGACGCCGCCGACGGTCAGCGCCACGCGGGGCCACTGAACCAGCCGCTGCCGGCGCTTGTTGTCGCTCACGGGAAAAGGTTATGGACGCACGCGCGTCGCCACGGCGCGGCGCGCCTGTCCGTTGCCATGCTGTTATCGCAGCTTGACGCCCTATTCGCTAACCGCGAACGGCTGGCCGCGACCGCGGAACGTCTTTGTTTCGGGGCGTCCACTAGCCTTCCTGGGGTAGATGCGCACACGACGCAGACGAGAGAGAAGGGGCCAGCGTGGAGGTCAAGATCGGTGTCACGGACAGTCCGCGTGAGCTCGTGTTCGCCAGCTCCCAGACGCCCGCTGAGGTCGAAGAGCTGGTGACCTCGGCGTTCGCCAAGGACGGCCCGGATGTTCTGAGCCTGAGCGACGACAAGGGCCGCCGCTTCCTGGTGCAGACCGCCAAGATCAGCTATGTCGAGATCGGTGTCGCCGACGTACGGCGGGTCGGATTCGGGATCGGTGCCGGCGGTGCAGCCGGCGCGTAGCCGCTAGGAACGCGTCAGCGGGACGTGTGACAGTCCGCCCCAGGCGAACTGCACCGTCCCGTCGACCGCGGTCTCCTTGGAGACCGGGCGGTCGGCATCCAGCCAGTACCGGGCGCAGTCGACGCTGATCGCCACCAGGCCCACCGCGATCATCCGGGCGCGATGCGGATCCAGCCCGGAGTCGCGGCTGATCAAGTCGAACACCGCGTCGGTGCAGGCTTCGGTGGCCACCTTGACCTGCGAGGCGACCTGCGGCTCGGTGACGTAGTCGTTCTCGAAGATCAGCCGGTAGCCCTGGCCGTCGTGCTCGATGAAATCGAAGAAGGCCTGTACCGCGGCGCGCAGTCGCTGGCGGTTGTCGGTGGTGGTCCGCAGGGCCTGCCGGACCCCGGACACCAGGTTCTCGACGTGCCGGTTCAGGACGGCCAGATAGAGCTCGAGTTTGCTCGAAAAATGTTGGTACAGAACGGGTTTGCTGACACCTGCGCGGTCGGCGATCTCGTCCATTCCGGCGGCGTGGTAGCCGCGGTCGACGAAGACCTCGCTGGCGGCGATCAGTAGCTGGCCACGCCGCTCGTCGCGCGGCAGGCGGCTTCCGCGCCGCGGGGCGCTGGCGGCGGGACGGTCGCCACTGGCTGTTCGAGCGGACTTCCGCTCGGCCGTGTCGGCGAGTTCGCTCATCGAGTCCTCAATCTGGTTCTGTGGCCGGTCGCCATGCCCCCGCGCTGCCGGCCCGTCGGGTCGACATTACTACCCGGCTGGGGTTACTCGCCCGTAGCTGCGTCCGGCGGGCACGGGCGCGCCGGAACTCCCGTGTTCGGCTGTTGTGCCATCCTGGGTCGGTGACCTACGACCCGGGGCACCGCGGCGGCGGTCGTGTGCCGGTGCTGCGCGACGAGTGGCGGGAGCCGCTGCGCGCGTTGCGCGACCCGTTGGCGGGGGAATCGGGCCGGGCCAGATCCAACCGGGATCAGCACCGCCAATGGCGTAAGCAGAGCTGGTTGGGCCGGTTCATCTCCGCCTACGGCTGGCGCGCGTATGCACTGCCGGTTCTGGTGGTGGTCACCGGAGTCGTGCTCTATCAAACGATCACCGGCACCGCGGCGCCCGCGGTGCACACCACCGCCCAGGGGCCGGTGCAAGGCCCGCCGACGATCGGGTCGAGCGGAACGGCGATCATCGGCGCGCCACCGCGCGGGCTCACCGAGTTCGACGCCAACCTGCCGACCGGGATCCTGCCGGAGGGTGGGGCATTCACCGAGGCCGGTGCCAAGACCTGGCACATTGTCCCGGGCACAACGCCGAAGGTCGGTGACGGAACCGCCAAGACATTCACCTACACCGTGGAGGTCGAAGACGGCGTCGACACCGCGTCGTTCGGCGGTGACGAAGGATTCGCCCGGATGGTCACCGAGACCCTCGGCAATCCCAAGAGCTGGATTCACAATCCGCAGTTCGCTTTTCAGCGCGTCGACGCCCCCGACGTCAAGCCCGACTTCCGGGTGTCGCTGACGTCGCCGATGACGGTGCGGGAAGGCTGCGGCTACGAAATCCCGCTGGAGTCGTCCTGCTACAACCCGGCTTACGGGCCTGACGCGCAGCCCCGGGTCTTCATCAACGAGTCGCGGTGGGTGCGCGGCGCGGTGCCGTTCCAGGGCGACATCGGCTCCTACCGGCAATACCTGATCAACCATGAGGTCGGCCACGCGATCGGCTACCAACACCACGAGCCCTGCTCCGACAGTGGGGGCCTGGCGCCGGTGATGATGCAGCAGACCTTCTCGACCTCCGACGACGACGCGTCGCGCTTCGACCCGGAGTACGTCAAGGCCGACGGCAAGACCTGCCGGTTCAACCCCTGGCCGTATCCGATCGCATAGTCGGGAAGCCTCCACCGCTGTTTGCCGTTGCTCTGGCCAGCTGTTGAGATGGATGGTGAACGTCGGTCGGGCGTAAGCCAAACCGAGCCGATCCTAGGAGTGCCGGTGTCCTCGTTGCCGCCGCTGGTCGAGCCAGCCGCCGAGCTCACTCGCGACGAGGTCGCGCGGTACAGCCGACACCTGATCATCCCCGATCTCGGTGTCGACGGTCAGAAGCGCTTGAAGAACGCCAAGGTGCTGGTGATCGGCGCGGGCGGGCTGGGATCGCCGACGCTGCTATATCTGGCGGCCGCCGGTGTCGGCACGATCGGCATCGTCGAGTTCGACGTGGTCGATGAGTCCAACTTGCAGCGCCAGATCATCCACGGCCAGTCCGATATCGGCCGCTCCAAAGCCGAGAGCGCGCGCGAGTCCATCCTCGAGGTCAACCCGCTGGTGACCGTCCGCCTGCACGAACAGCGGCTGGCCCCCGACAACGCGGTGCAGCTGTTCGAGCAGTACGACCTGATCCTCGACGGCACCGACAACTTCGCCACCCGCTATCTGGTGAACGACGCCTCGGTGCTGGCGCACAAGCCGTACGTGTGGGGTTCGATCTACCGCTTCGAGGGCCAGGTCTCGGTGTTCTGGGAGGACGCCCCGTCCGACGAGGCCGGCAACGAGCGCGGCCTGAACTACCGCGACCTCTATCCCGAGCCGCCACCGCCGGGCCTGGTGCCGTCGTGCGCCGAGGGCGGCGTCCTGGGCATCCTGTGCGCGTCGATCGCCTCGATCATGGGCACCGAGGCCATCAAGCTCATCACCGGCATCGGGGAGACCCTGCTGGGCCGGCTGATGATGTACGACGCGCTGGCCATGACGTATCGCACGATCGCCATCCGCAAGGATCCGGAGACTCCGAAGATCACCGAACTGATCGACTACGAATCGTTCTGCGGCGTGGTGTCCGACGCCGCGGTCGATGCCGCGCAGGGTTCCGCCGTCACCCCCCTCGAACTCCGTGAGTTGCTCGATTCCGGAAAGAACCTGGCGTTGATCGACGTCCGCGAGCCGGTCGAGTGGGAGATCAATCACATCACCGGCGCCGAGCTCATCCCGAAGTCGGCGATCGAGTCCGGCGAGGGCCTGTCGAGGTTGCCACACGACCGCACACCGGTGCTGTACTGCAAGACCGGGGTTCGCTCCGCAGAGGTGCTGGCGGTGGTGAAGAAAGCCGGTTTCGCCGATGCGATGCACCTGCAGGGCGGCATCGTGGCATGGGCGAAGCAAATCGATCCCGACATGGTGCTCTACTGACGACTACTTTGCGTTGCGACAATTTAGGCTGTCGGGGTGGCTGACGGGGTGAGTGACGAGCGCCCGCCTGAGCATGTACTGGCCGCGTTCGGTCTCAAGGGCCACGATCCCGAACCGCTGGGCGCGGGCTGGGAAGGCGGCTTCAAGTGCGGCGAGGTGGTGTTGTCGGTGATCGCCGACCATGCCAGGGCCGCCTGGTCGGCGAAAGCACGCGAGACGCTGTTCGTCGACGGGGTCCGGCTGGCGCGGCCGGTGCGGTCGACCGACGGACGCTACGTGGTCTCGGGTTGGCGGGCGGACACATTCGTCGCCGGTAGCCCCGAGCCCCGCCACGACGAGGTCGTCTCGGCCGGGGTGCGGCTGCACGAGGCCACCGCCAAACTCGAACGGCCGAGATTCCTGACCCAGGCGCCGGTGGCTCCGTGGAGTGACGTCGACGTGTTCATCGCAGCCGACCGGGCTGCGTGGGAGGAACGCCCGCTGCATTCGCTGCCGCCCGGCGCGCTGGTGGCGCCCGGGTCCGCGGACGGCGAGCGGTCGGTGGAGTTGATCAATCAGCTGGCCGTGTTGCGTAAGCCCACCAAGAGTCCCAACCAATTGGTGCACGGTGACCTGTACGGCACCGTGTTGTTCGCCGGAACGGCGGCACCGGGCATCACCGACATCACCCCGTACTGGCGGCCGGCGTCGTGGGCGGCCGGAGTGGTCGTGGTCGACGCACTGGCCTGGGGTGAGGCCGACGACGGTCTGATCGAGCGGTGGGACGCGTTGCCGGAGTGGCCGCAGATGTTGTTGCGCGCGTTGATGTTCCGGCTCGCCGTGCATGCACTGCATCCACGCTCGACGGCGGCCGCGTTCCCCGGGTTGGCCCGTACGGCCGCGTTGATCCGGTTGGTGCTCTAAGTGAGTCTGACGTCTCTATCAGCGCCGGCCGGTCCGCGCAGACATAGCTCTGTTCCGCAACGTGATATCACCGGTGATATCGAACTCCGGACGAGCCAGGTGTAACCCCAGAGGGTCTGGTGCTCTAGAACTCGTGGCGGGCGTGGGCCAGATTCACCCGGCCGTCGTCGGCCAGCACACCCTCGGCCCGCAGCAGCTCGAGTTGGCGGGTCACCAAATGTGCGGCCGGGCGACCGGACGCGGTGATCACCCGATGCCACGGCAGGTCCGAGGAGTCGGTACGCATGATCCAGCCGACGATGCGCGGGCTGGAAAGCTGTGCCGCCGAGGCGATGTCACCGTAGGTGGCGACCCGGCCGGCCGGGATGGACGCGACCAGCTCACGCACCCGCTCGACGTGAGCATCGGTGATCGGGGCCATCGCTACGGCTCCAGCAGATCCCGGATGACCTTCGCGGTCTCCTCAGGTTTGGCGTGCGGCACCATGTGCTGGCAATCGAAGTCGACGAGGGTGAAATCGTCGCCGAGCCGGTCGGACAGTGCGTCGAGCAATTCGGCGCTGACGTAGGGCGGATCCGTCCACTGCGCGCGGACCAGCGTCGTCGGAGTCCCGGTGCGCGGCAGCGCGATATCGCGGGCGAGCTCACTCCAATACGACATCATCGCGGGCACACAGATTCGCCAGCCGACGCGGCCATTCGGCAGTGCGACGAGGTGCTCGTCGAGGTCCTCGTCGAGTTCGGCCGGGTCCACGTCGGCCCATGAGCCGCTGAACTTCTCGGTGCGGGCCTCGTCGCGGTCGGGGTAGTCCGGGGACGACAACATCGAGTCGGCGATCTCGCGCATCCACTGGCCGTCCAGGCCGATCGCGGGATCCAGCAGCACCAACCCGGACACCAGGTCCGGGTATGCCGCCGCGAGATTCAACGCGATCGCACCGCCGAAGGAGTGGCCGACCACCAGCACCGGGCCGTCGGCGTCGTTGTGCACCAGGTTCGCCAGCGCCGCGACATTGGCGTCGATGGTCCACGGGGCCGACCACGACGACCGGCCATGCCCGATCAGATCGGGTGCGGCCATGGCGTATTCCGGAAGGTGGTTCTCCGAGAGCGCTCGCCAGCGCCGGCCGTGGCCGGTCAGACCGTGGATGGCCAGGATCCGGATCGGGCCGGGCGGTCCGAAGCGGTGCACGTGAAGATCGTGGGTCACGCACCTCATGCTGCCACTTGGCAAAACTTGTCGGTGGTGCGTGGTGACATTCTCCGCATGACCACCGCACTGCTGGCCCGGGCGACCGAACCTGCCGATGTGCTGCGCCCGGATTTGCGTGGCACGGTTCGTATCGTCGGCGGTCCGGGCACCGGTAAGACCAGCCTGCTGGTGGCAGCGGCCGCGGCACACATCACGGCCGGCACCGAGCCGGAATCTGTTCTGCTGCTGACGGGTTCGGGCCGATTGGCGGCCGCTACCCGCAGCGCGCTGACCGCCCGCCTGCTCGCGGCCCGGTCCGCCGAGCCGTGCCGCGCGGTGGTGCGGGAGCCACTGGTCCGGTCGGTGCACAGTTACGCCTTCGCGGTCCTGCGGCAGGCCGCTGCCCGCGCCGGTGACCCGCCTCCGCGGCTGGTCACCGGGGCTGAGCAGGACGGCATCATCCGCGAATTGCTGGCCGGTGATCTCGAGGATGGCGACGTGTCGGCGTCGCGGTGGCCGCAGGTCCTTCGCCCCGCGCTGACCACCGGCGGATTTGCCAACGAGCTTCGGGATCTGTTGGCCCGCTGCGCCGAGCGCGGTGTGGATCCGCAGCACTTGCAGCGACTCGGCCGATTGTCCGGGCGGCCAGAGTGGGCGGCGGCGGGTCGCTTCGCCCAGCAGTACGAACAGGTGATGCTGCTGCGTGCGGCTGTGGGCACAGCCGCACCGCAGGCCACGGTGCCTGCGCTCGGCGCGGCGGAACTGGTCGGGGCGGCCTTGGAGGCGTTGGCATCCGATCCGGAACTCCTGGCGGCCGAGCGGTCCCGAATTCGCTTGCTGCTCATCGACGATGCCCAGCACCTCGACCCGCAGGCCGCGCGGCTGGTTCGGGTGTTGGCGGCAGGCGCGGAGCTGACTCTGCTTGCCGGGGACCCGAATCAGGCGGTCTTCGGCTTCAGAGGTGCCGATCCGGCCGTGCTGACGGCGGCCGACACCCCGGTGGTCGAACTCGGCCGTTCGCACCGGTGCTCGCCCGCGGTGGCCCGCGCGATCAGCGGGATCGCCGCCGGGCTGCCGGGCAACAGTGCGTGGCGCGTGCTGGACGGCAACGCCAGCCAGGCCGGTGACGACGGATCGGTGAGCGTGCGCATCGCCGGTTCGGCGCACGCCGAGGCGGCACTGATCGCCGATACGCTCCGCCACGCGCATCTGGTCGACGGGGTGCCGTGGTCGCAGCTCGCCGTCATCGTCCGGTCGCCGTCGGCGGCCGCGGCGCTGCCGCGTGCGCTGGCCGGTGCCGGTGTTCCGGTCGATGCGGCGCAGCTGGCCGGACCCGTCGCCGAACAGCCTGCGGCACAAGCACTGCTGGGTGTGCTGGCGGCGACCGCGGACGGTCTGACCGGCGAGCAGGCGGTGGCACTGCTGACCGGCCCGATCGGCCGGGTGGACCCGGTGACTCTGCGCCAGTTGCGCCGGGCGCTGCGCCGCGGCGGCGACGGCGACTTCGGCGAGCAACTGGTCGCGGCACTCACCAGCGGCCCGGTAGATCTGCCGGCAACGCTGGCCCGCCCGGTGAACCGGGTGCGTGCGGTGCTGGCGGCGGCGGCCCGCGGACATCGCGGTCACCGCGACCCGCGCTACACCCTGTGGCAGGCGTGGGAGCGCAGCGGGTTGCAGCGCCGCTGGCTGTCAGCGGCCGAGCGCGGCGGAACCGACGGTGCGCTTGCCGAGCGCAACCTGCATGCGATCACCGCATTGTTCGACATCGCCGACGACTACGTCACCCGCACCACCGGGGCGTCGCTGCGTGGGCTCGTGGATCATGTTGCGGGCCTGCAGCTTCCGCCGGTCAGCGTCGACGGGCGTACGGGTTCGGAGACGGTCGCGGTGTTGAGTCCGCATGCGGCGCTGGATCGTGACTGGGACCTCGTGGTGATCGCCGGAGTGCAGGACGGCCTGTGGCCCAACACCACACCCCGCGGAGGCGTACTGGGCACGCAGCGGCTCCTGGATGTCCTCGACGGCCTCGGAGACGACGTGTCGGCGCGGGCCCCACTGCTGGCCGAGGAGCGCAGGCTGCTCATCGCCGCGATGGGCCGCGCCCGGCGGGGGCTGCTGATCACCGCCGTCGACAGTGATGCCGGTGACGATGCGGCGCTACCCTCGCCGTTCGTCGCCGAGCTTGAAGCCTACGTATCCGCCGATGACGTTCGGCCCGCCCAACCGGTCGTCGCCCCGCCGGTGCTGGCGCCGGCAGCCGTCGTCGGCCGGCTGCGGGCGGTGGTGTGCGCGCCCGCGGGCACGGTCACCGACGGTGAACGTGCCACCGCCGCACAGCAATTGGCACGGCTGGCCGCAGACGGTGTCGCCGGTGCGGACCCGGCGCAGTGGTACGGCATGACGCCGGTCAGCACTGTGGAACCGCTGTGGAGCGGTGATCAGCACACCGTCGCCCTGAGCCCCTCGATCGTGCAGACGCTGACCGACTGCCCGCTGCGCTGGCTGGCCGAACGGCACGGCGGCGTCGAACGCCGTGACCTGCGTTCGACCTTGGGGTCGGTGGTGCACGCCTTGATCGCCGACTCGGCGACCAGCGCGGAGCAGCTCGTGGTGGAGCTGGAAAAGCTCTGGAAAACAATCCCCTTCGACTCGACGTGGTACGCCGACAACGAGCTGGATCGGCACCGGGCCATGCTCGAGGCATTCGTGGCGTGGCGTTCGGCGACCCGCCACGAGCTGACCGAGATCGGCACCGAGGTCGCCGTCGACGGTGTGATCGCCGAGCCCGGCGAAGGTCAACCGGGGGTGCGGGTGCGCGGGCGGGTGGACCGGCTCGAGCGCGATGCGGAGGGCCGGCTGGTG contains the following coding sequences:
- a CDS encoding TIGR02569 family protein, whose product is MSDERPPEHVLAAFGLKGHDPEPLGAGWEGGFKCGEVVLSVIADHARAAWSAKARETLFVDGVRLARPVRSTDGRYVVSGWRADTFVAGSPEPRHDEVVSAGVRLHEATAKLERPRFLTQAPVAPWSDVDVFIAADRAAWEERPLHSLPPGALVAPGSADGERSVELINQLAVLRKPTKSPNQLVHGDLYGTVLFAGTAAPGITDITPYWRPASWAAGVVVVDALAWGEADDGLIERWDALPEWPQMLLRALMFRLAVHALHPRSTAAAFPGLARTAALIRLVL
- a CDS encoding alpha/beta fold hydrolase; translated protein: MTHDLHVHRFGPPGPIRILAIHGLTGHGRRWRALSENHLPEYAMAAPDLIGHGRSSWSAPWTIDANVAALANLVHNDADGPVLVVGHSFGGAIALNLAAAYPDLVSGLVLLDPAIGLDGQWMREIADSMLSSPDYPDRDEARTEKFSGSWADVDPAELDEDLDEHLVALPNGRVGWRICVPAMMSYWSELARDIALPRTGTPTTLVRAQWTDPPYVSAELLDALSDRLGDDFTLVDFDCQHMVPHAKPEETAKVIRDLLEP
- a CDS encoding ATP-dependent DNA helicase — translated: MTTALLARATEPADVLRPDLRGTVRIVGGPGTGKTSLLVAAAAAHITAGTEPESVLLLTGSGRLAAATRSALTARLLAARSAEPCRAVVREPLVRSVHSYAFAVLRQAAARAGDPPPRLVTGAEQDGIIRELLAGDLEDGDVSASRWPQVLRPALTTGGFANELRDLLARCAERGVDPQHLQRLGRLSGRPEWAAAGRFAQQYEQVMLLRAAVGTAAPQATVPALGAAELVGAALEALASDPELLAAERSRIRLLLIDDAQHLDPQAARLVRVLAAGAELTLLAGDPNQAVFGFRGADPAVLTAADTPVVELGRSHRCSPAVARAISGIAAGLPGNSAWRVLDGNASQAGDDGSVSVRIAGSAHAEAALIADTLRHAHLVDGVPWSQLAVIVRSPSAAAALPRALAGAGVPVDAAQLAGPVAEQPAAQALLGVLAATADGLTGEQAVALLTGPIGRVDPVTLRQLRRALRRGGDGDFGEQLVAALTSGPVDLPATLARPVNRVRAVLAAAARGHRGHRDPRYTLWQAWERSGLQRRWLSAAERGGTDGALAERNLHAITALFDIADDYVTRTTGASLRGLVDHVAGLQLPPVSVDGRTGSETVAVLSPHAALDRDWDLVVIAGVQDGLWPNTTPRGGVLGTQRLLDVLDGLGDDVSARAPLLAEERRLLIAAMGRARRGLLITAVDSDAGDDAALPSPFVAELEAYVSADDVRPAQPVVAPPVLAPAAVVGRLRAVVCAPAGTVTDGERATAAQQLARLAADGVAGADPAQWYGMTPVSTVEPLWSGDQHTVALSPSIVQTLTDCPLRWLAERHGGVERRDLRSTLGSVVHALIADSATSAEQLVVELEKLWKTIPFDSTWYADNELDRHRAMLEAFVAWRSATRHELTEIGTEVAVDGVIAEPGEGQPGVRVRGRVDRLERDAEGRLVIVDVKTGKSPVTKDDAQRHAQLGLYQLAIAEGALADGDSPGGGRLVYVAKPSASGATEREQSALTADSTAQWRQTVRQAAAATAGPQFVARVNDGCAHCPMRPSCPAHTAPRTEQQ
- a CDS encoding MGMT family protein; amino-acid sequence: MAPITDAHVERVRELVASIPAGRVATYGDIASAAQLSSPRIVGWIMRTDSSDLPWHRVITASGRPAAHLVTRQLELLRAEGVLADDGRVNLAHARHEF